A single genomic interval of Euwallacea similis isolate ESF13 chromosome 2, ESF131.1, whole genome shotgun sequence harbors:
- the LOC136419445 gene encoding uncharacterized protein isoform X5, translated as MADTVKKSRIVSDEEKDLEEALLEEFNIRLKNCMSQDDLQKEEEPPGMDDTYENLPRISSPQKHIAITQNFLQNEVQENYYDEPKALLRHNGLNEEQIYECIPEKTDNLDQNYVPMVENKTVDLSAPQEYEQMEVGKEITSNLYESVEMRPDEMQQETPKLNLPTTCLTDYSEEKSPEKCSAKDRMFLSCDETSTLLFTQTVTSPMLTPSEENIDFLKGFQRDNTISDETNITPPKEEKPHDNATEEAHNSEENFYENTEFYKNTTPENMYENLMVQTDIVAEPDEGVYEHLEISTKEAIYENINEGLNKNESTKSLDDTDDGSLEEFIRNEKEVSDSFKVNNDVKTEEVSNGTITNEVNSKFTSETYKELIHHHKSETSSNYCEKYTEVLTKRSRSEVISNREKDTETVPPEIVKQLKSQFQSSKTEVVGLVRKTSETKSATLINQIKTKFEGGAEGQEGKMGNMDDDSTEYTETIVESSAPGEVSMSIKKKKVKKTRKEEKENISVTPNGSVDGEYIYNVSVKNLCRSFGDLTKLEKDRNNRKNVDRTRTKSLTDVVNNSNNNHIDNVFSGVSVRTLKERFSSLGTNNSSCCFKNPNSKSSFSKFDALQKKNVLHVRSSDSTKAQEKFSNGAQIELPSNCRACGKQVFQMEQIKAEKAVWHQKCFRCTECSKQLTVDTYESNDGNLYCKPHFKALFAPKAVEEDPSPRPRKPELIIRENEPQELPPGVVRASDKPDLGLEELQSLNVKERFQHFEHFQSQHTETSDIERASGKVERSPSILSKLAKFQKHGMDIGVSNEALDGVPIEESESEEEEEEVPEGDDPDLVRARKVQKEKPFHFTGMSDVKKRWEQGDHAREERREETKQEIQNIRTRLFMGKQEKMKEAYQQAVMQSDSSANLRKNLSEEIEVCDTKSIKERFEKGEMANDRLNRDNRNEEEEVYESEISKKSRSMFLELDASASKPPQISPVTPPKLEVKKARENDTPEREIYRDPEVVRSEEYIDDSKVAQESHTASKMLNKFRQMEENLSKEPEVLGPKPLKCFTPPPEPARPESRSDEEEESSEYEEEDEDETDQTGKLPEDLIEAQKAARAKQLRAKFEKWEANEIKKEQNSVNVVEEFGEEQSQVESTRVIRAKFEQMRDSSNGSPKSPRVKPNRFVEISAAITETCQSCNDKVYPLEKISIHGNIYHKSCFKCMECSCILRMDSYSYNQGLLYCTPHFKRLFITKGNYDSAFGLDQHKEKWQNTVNNMTVA; from the exons ATGGCCGACACAGTGAAGAAGTCGCGAATAGTAAGTGACGAGGAAAAAGATCTGGAAGAGGCTTTGCTGGAAGAATTTAATATCAGACTAAAAAATTGCATGAGCCAA GACGACCTTCAAAAGGAAGAAGAACCTCCTGGAATGGACGACACCTACGAAAACCTACCGAGAATCTCTTCTCCTCAAAAGCATATTGCAATCACACAGAACTTCCTGCAGAATGAGGTACAGGAGAACTACTACGATGAGCCTAAAGCGCTGCTCAGACACAACGGGCTCAATGAGGAGCAAATTTACGAATGCATTCCCGAGAAGACTGACAATTTGGACCAAAACTACGTTCCAATGGTAGAGAATAAGACAGTAGATTTAAGCGCGCCCCAGGAGTATGAGCAAATGGAAGTGGGGAAAGAAATCACCTCCAATCTCTATGAAAGCGTAGAGATGAGGCCTGATGAGATGCAACAGGAGACTCCAAAGTTGAACTTGCCCACCACGTGTCTTACAGACTACTCAGAGGAAAAATCTCCAGAGAAATGCTCAGCTAAAGACCGAATGTTTTTGAGTTGCGATGAAACATCCACTTTATTGTTCACTCAAACCGTTACCTCGCCAATGCTAACTCCCAGTGAAGAGAACATAGACTTCCTCAAAGGGTTTCAGAGAGACAATACAATTTCTGATGAAACAAATATCACTCCACCTAAGGAGGAAAAACCTCACGATAATGCTACGGAAGAGGCCCATAACTCTGAAGAAAACTTCTATGAAAACACGGAATTCTATAAAAACACTACTCCAGAAAATATGTACGAAAACCTCATGGTACAGACTGATATCGTAGCAGAGCCTGATGAGGGTGTTTATGAACATTTGGAGATTTCTACTAAAGAAGCTATTTATGAAAACATCAACGAGGgtttaaacaaaaacgaaTCTACTAAAAGCCTGGACGACACCGATGATGGGAGTTTAGAGGAGTTTATCAGAAACGAGAAGGAGGTTTCTGATAGCTTTAAAGTGAATAACGACGTTAAGACTGAAGAAGTCAGCAATGGCACAATAACAAACGAAGTGAACTCAAAATTCACAAGTGAAACTTACAAAGAACTCATCCACCACCACAAGTCTGAAACCAGTTCAAACTACTGCGAAAAGTATACTGAAGTTTTGACCAAGAGATCCAGAAGTGAGGTGATTAGTAACAGGGAAAAGGACACGGAAACTGTTCCTCCAGAGATagtaaaacagttaaaaagcCAGTTTCAGAGTAGTAAAACTGAGGTGGTGGGGTTAGTGAGGAAAACTTCAGAGACCAAGAGTGCCACCcttattaatcaaattaagaCCAAATTCGAGGGAGGAGCAGAGGGGCAGGAAGGAAAAATGGGGAATATGGATGATGAT agcACTGAATATACCGAAACTATAGTAGAGTCGTCCGCACCCGGCGAAGTATCCATgtcaataaaaaagaaaaaagtgaaaaagacCCGAAAAGAGGAAAAAGAGAACATATCGGTT ACCCCAAACGGATCCGTAGATGGGGAGTATATTTACAATGTTAGCGTCAAAAATTTG TGTAGATCGTTTGGcgatttaacaaaattagaaaaggATAGGAATAACCGAAAGAACGTTGATCGAACG CGCACTAAATCGCTGACGGACGTGGTCAATAATTCTAACAATAACCACATCGATAACGTATTTTCAGGAGTGTCAGTAAGGACCTTG AAAGAAAGGTTTAGCAGCCTCGGGACTAACAATAGTAGTTGCTGCTTCAAAAACCCGAATTCG aaatcGAGCTTCTCGAAATTTGATGCTCTCCAGAAGAAGAACGTACTTCACGTCAGATCCTCAGACTCCACTAAGGCTCAGGAGAAGTTTAGCAAT GGCGCTCAAATCGAACTCCCATCGAACTGCAGGGCCTGCGGCAAGCAAGTTTTCCAAATGGAGCAGATTAAAGCCGAAAAGGCGGTGTGGCACCAGAAGTGCTTCCGTTGTACTGAGTGCAGCAAGCAATTGAC AGTAGACACTTACGAAAGCAACGATGGTAATCTCTATTGCAAACCCCATTTCAAAGCATTATTCGCGCCTAAAGCAGTCGAAGAAGACCCTTCTC CGAGACCTAGAAAGCCCGAGCTAATAATTCGCGAGAATGAACCCCAAGAATTACCTCCTGGCGTAGTCAGAG CCAGCGATAAGCCGGACTTGGGCCTAGAAGAACTGCAAAGTCTCAATGTCAAAGAGCGATTCCAACACTTCGAGCATTTTCAATCTCAGCACACTGAAACGAGCGATATTGAAAGAGCATCAGGCAAAGTGGAGCGATCTCCCAGTATTTTGTCCAAATTGGCTAA ATTCCAGAAACATGGCATGGACATTGGAGTGTCTAATGAAGCATTAGATGGGGTGCCTATTGAGGAGTCCGAGTCAgaagaggaggaggaggaagtGCCTGAGGGCGACGATCCAGATCTGGTGAG GGCgagaaaagtacaaaaagaaaaacctttCCATTTCACTGGAATGTCCGATGTGAAAAAAAGATGGGAGCAGGGCGACCACGCCCGAGAAGAGAGGAGAGAAGAGACTAAACAAGAGATACAGAATATTAGGACCCGGCTGTTcatg GGCAAACAGGAGAAAATGAAGGAGGCCTACCAGCAAGCGGTGATGCAGAGCGATTCAAGCGCGAATCTAAGGAAAAATCTCTCGGAGGAAATCGAGGTCTGTGATACGAAGTCAATCAAGGAGCGATTCGAGAAAGGGGAGATGGCCAATGACAGGCTTAATCGGGACAACAGGAACGAGGAGGAGGAAGTGTACGAAAGCG AAATAAGCAAAAAGTCCAGGTCAATGTTCCTAGAATTAGACGCTAGTGCATCGAAACCACCCCAAATTTCTCCGGTCACTCCCCCCAAATTAGAAGTCAAAAAGGCCAGAGAA AATGACACACCAGAACGTGAAATTTACCGTGATCCTGAGGTAGTGCGATCTGAGGAGTATATCGATGACTCCAAAGTGGCCCAAGAGTCTCATACTGCTTCCAAAATGCTCAACAAATTCAGGCAAATGGAGGAGAATCTCTCTAAAGAGCCCGAAGTTTTAg GCCCCAAACCGTTGAAATGTTTCACTCCCCCTCCTGAGCCAGCGAGACCTGAATCTCGGAGCGACGAAGAGGAGGAGTCTTCAGAGTATGAGGAAGAAGATGAGGATGAAACTGACCAGACTGGAAAACTGCCTGAAGATCTAATTGAA GCCCAAAAAGCCGCCAGGGCAAAACAGCTGAGGGCTAAATTCGAGAAATGGGAGGCGAATGAAATCAAGAAGGAGCAGAATTCTGTGAATGTAGTGGAAGAATTTGGGGAGGAGCAGTCGCAAGTTGAGTCCACAAGGGt AATAAGAGCCAAGTTCGAACAAATGAGAGACTCAAGTAATGGATCTCCCAAATCGCCAAGAGTGAAGCCCAATCGCTTCGTG gaaatttcGGCTGCTATAACCGAAACATGTCAGAGCTGCAACGACAAGGTCTATCCTCTGGAAAAAATATCCATTCACGGCAATATTTACCACAAGAGCTGCTTCAAGTGCATGGAATGTTCCTGCATATTAAG GATGGATTCCTACTCGTATAACCAGGGCCTGCTCTATTGCACGCCTCATTTTAAGCGGCTTTTCATCACTAAAGGCAACTACGACTCGGCTTTTGGGCTTGACCAGCACAAGGAAAAATGGCAAAACACTGTCAATAATATGACAGTGGCGTAA
- the LOC136419445 gene encoding uncharacterized protein isoform X1, whose amino-acid sequence MADTVKKSRIVSDEEKDLEEALLEEFNIRLKNCMSQDDLQKEEEPPGMDDTYENLPRISSPQKHIAITQNFLQNEVQENYYDEPKALLRHNGLNEEQIYECIPEKTDNLDQNYVPMVENKTVDLSAPQEYEQMEVGKEITSNLYESVEMRPDEMQQETPKLNLPTTCLTDYSEEKSPEKCSAKDRMFLSCDETSTLLFTQTVTSPMLTPSEENIDFLKGFQRDNTISDETNITPPKEEKPHDNATEEAHNSEENFYENTEFYKNTTPENMYENLMVQTDIVAEPDEGVYEHLEISTKEAIYENINEGLNKNESTKSLDDTDDGSLEEFIRNEKEVSDSFKVNNDVKTEEVSNGTITNEVNSKFTSETYKELIHHHKSETSSNYCEKYTEVLTKRSRSEVISNREKDTETVPPEIVKQLKSQFQSSKTEVVGLVRKTSETKSATLINQIKTKFEGGAEGQEGKMGNMDDDSTEYTETIVESSAPGEVSMSIKKKKVKKTRKEEKENISVTPNGSVDGEYIYNVSVKNLCRSFGDLTKLEKDRNNRKNVDRTRTKSLTDVVNNSNNNHIDNVFSGVSVRTLKERFSSLGTNNSSCCFKNPNSKSSFSKFDALQKKNVLHVRSSDSTKAQEKFSNGAQIELPSNCRACGKQVFQMEQIKAEKAVWHQKCFRCTECSKQLTVDTYESNDGNLYCKPHFKALFAPKAVEEDPSPRPRKPELIIRENEPQELPPGVVRASDKPDLGLEELQSLNVKERFQHFEHFQSQHTETSDIERASGKVERSPSILSKLAKFQKHGMDIGVSNEALDGVPIEESESEEEEEEVPEGDDPDLVRARKVQKEKPFHFTGMSDVKKRWEQGDHAREERREETKQEIQNIRTRLFMGKQEKMKEAYQQAVMQSDSSANLRKNLSEEIEVCDTKSIKERFEKGEMANDRLNRDNRNEEEEVYESEISKKSRSMFLELDASASKPPQISPVTPPKLEVKKAREAYLEKTSKEDTVKSTEQVEEIEVRTAEIQERFKFFETYKEPQKEKRQFRITPPRDPSQVKNDTPEREIYRDPEVVRSEEYIDDSKVAQESHTASKMLNKFRQMEENLSKEPEVLGPKPLKCFTPPPEPARPESRSDEEEESSEYEEEDEDETDQTGKLPEDLIEAQKAARAKQLRAKFEKWEANEIKKEQNSVNVVEEFGEEQSQVESTRVIRAKFEQMRDSSNGSPKSPRVKPNRFVEISAAITETCQSCNDKVYPLEKISIHGNIYHKSCFKCMECSCILRMDSYSYNQGLLYCTPHFKRLFITKGNYDSAFGLDQHKEKWQNTVNNMTVA is encoded by the exons ATGGCCGACACAGTGAAGAAGTCGCGAATAGTAAGTGACGAGGAAAAAGATCTGGAAGAGGCTTTGCTGGAAGAATTTAATATCAGACTAAAAAATTGCATGAGCCAA GACGACCTTCAAAAGGAAGAAGAACCTCCTGGAATGGACGACACCTACGAAAACCTACCGAGAATCTCTTCTCCTCAAAAGCATATTGCAATCACACAGAACTTCCTGCAGAATGAGGTACAGGAGAACTACTACGATGAGCCTAAAGCGCTGCTCAGACACAACGGGCTCAATGAGGAGCAAATTTACGAATGCATTCCCGAGAAGACTGACAATTTGGACCAAAACTACGTTCCAATGGTAGAGAATAAGACAGTAGATTTAAGCGCGCCCCAGGAGTATGAGCAAATGGAAGTGGGGAAAGAAATCACCTCCAATCTCTATGAAAGCGTAGAGATGAGGCCTGATGAGATGCAACAGGAGACTCCAAAGTTGAACTTGCCCACCACGTGTCTTACAGACTACTCAGAGGAAAAATCTCCAGAGAAATGCTCAGCTAAAGACCGAATGTTTTTGAGTTGCGATGAAACATCCACTTTATTGTTCACTCAAACCGTTACCTCGCCAATGCTAACTCCCAGTGAAGAGAACATAGACTTCCTCAAAGGGTTTCAGAGAGACAATACAATTTCTGATGAAACAAATATCACTCCACCTAAGGAGGAAAAACCTCACGATAATGCTACGGAAGAGGCCCATAACTCTGAAGAAAACTTCTATGAAAACACGGAATTCTATAAAAACACTACTCCAGAAAATATGTACGAAAACCTCATGGTACAGACTGATATCGTAGCAGAGCCTGATGAGGGTGTTTATGAACATTTGGAGATTTCTACTAAAGAAGCTATTTATGAAAACATCAACGAGGgtttaaacaaaaacgaaTCTACTAAAAGCCTGGACGACACCGATGATGGGAGTTTAGAGGAGTTTATCAGAAACGAGAAGGAGGTTTCTGATAGCTTTAAAGTGAATAACGACGTTAAGACTGAAGAAGTCAGCAATGGCACAATAACAAACGAAGTGAACTCAAAATTCACAAGTGAAACTTACAAAGAACTCATCCACCACCACAAGTCTGAAACCAGTTCAAACTACTGCGAAAAGTATACTGAAGTTTTGACCAAGAGATCCAGAAGTGAGGTGATTAGTAACAGGGAAAAGGACACGGAAACTGTTCCTCCAGAGATagtaaaacagttaaaaagcCAGTTTCAGAGTAGTAAAACTGAGGTGGTGGGGTTAGTGAGGAAAACTTCAGAGACCAAGAGTGCCACCcttattaatcaaattaagaCCAAATTCGAGGGAGGAGCAGAGGGGCAGGAAGGAAAAATGGGGAATATGGATGATGAT agcACTGAATATACCGAAACTATAGTAGAGTCGTCCGCACCCGGCGAAGTATCCATgtcaataaaaaagaaaaaagtgaaaaagacCCGAAAAGAGGAAAAAGAGAACATATCGGTT ACCCCAAACGGATCCGTAGATGGGGAGTATATTTACAATGTTAGCGTCAAAAATTTG TGTAGATCGTTTGGcgatttaacaaaattagaaaaggATAGGAATAACCGAAAGAACGTTGATCGAACG CGCACTAAATCGCTGACGGACGTGGTCAATAATTCTAACAATAACCACATCGATAACGTATTTTCAGGAGTGTCAGTAAGGACCTTG AAAGAAAGGTTTAGCAGCCTCGGGACTAACAATAGTAGTTGCTGCTTCAAAAACCCGAATTCG aaatcGAGCTTCTCGAAATTTGATGCTCTCCAGAAGAAGAACGTACTTCACGTCAGATCCTCAGACTCCACTAAGGCTCAGGAGAAGTTTAGCAAT GGCGCTCAAATCGAACTCCCATCGAACTGCAGGGCCTGCGGCAAGCAAGTTTTCCAAATGGAGCAGATTAAAGCCGAAAAGGCGGTGTGGCACCAGAAGTGCTTCCGTTGTACTGAGTGCAGCAAGCAATTGAC AGTAGACACTTACGAAAGCAACGATGGTAATCTCTATTGCAAACCCCATTTCAAAGCATTATTCGCGCCTAAAGCAGTCGAAGAAGACCCTTCTC CGAGACCTAGAAAGCCCGAGCTAATAATTCGCGAGAATGAACCCCAAGAATTACCTCCTGGCGTAGTCAGAG CCAGCGATAAGCCGGACTTGGGCCTAGAAGAACTGCAAAGTCTCAATGTCAAAGAGCGATTCCAACACTTCGAGCATTTTCAATCTCAGCACACTGAAACGAGCGATATTGAAAGAGCATCAGGCAAAGTGGAGCGATCTCCCAGTATTTTGTCCAAATTGGCTAA ATTCCAGAAACATGGCATGGACATTGGAGTGTCTAATGAAGCATTAGATGGGGTGCCTATTGAGGAGTCCGAGTCAgaagaggaggaggaggaagtGCCTGAGGGCGACGATCCAGATCTGGTGAG GGCgagaaaagtacaaaaagaaaaacctttCCATTTCACTGGAATGTCCGATGTGAAAAAAAGATGGGAGCAGGGCGACCACGCCCGAGAAGAGAGGAGAGAAGAGACTAAACAAGAGATACAGAATATTAGGACCCGGCTGTTcatg GGCAAACAGGAGAAAATGAAGGAGGCCTACCAGCAAGCGGTGATGCAGAGCGATTCAAGCGCGAATCTAAGGAAAAATCTCTCGGAGGAAATCGAGGTCTGTGATACGAAGTCAATCAAGGAGCGATTCGAGAAAGGGGAGATGGCCAATGACAGGCTTAATCGGGACAACAGGAACGAGGAGGAGGAAGTGTACGAAAGCG AAATAAGCAAAAAGTCCAGGTCAATGTTCCTAGAATTAGACGCTAGTGCATCGAAACCACCCCAAATTTCTCCGGTCACTCCCCCCAAATTAGAAGTCAAAAAGGCCAGAGAA GCGTACCTGGAAAAAACCAGCAAAGAAGACACCGTTAAGTCTACTGAACAGGTGGAGGAAATTGAAGTGCGAACTGCGGAGATACAGGAGCGGTTTAAATTCTTTGAAACCTACAAGGAACCCCAGAAGGAAAAGCGGCAGTTTCGGATAACCCCACCGAGAGACCCCTCTCAAGTCAAG AATGACACACCAGAACGTGAAATTTACCGTGATCCTGAGGTAGTGCGATCTGAGGAGTATATCGATGACTCCAAAGTGGCCCAAGAGTCTCATACTGCTTCCAAAATGCTCAACAAATTCAGGCAAATGGAGGAGAATCTCTCTAAAGAGCCCGAAGTTTTAg GCCCCAAACCGTTGAAATGTTTCACTCCCCCTCCTGAGCCAGCGAGACCTGAATCTCGGAGCGACGAAGAGGAGGAGTCTTCAGAGTATGAGGAAGAAGATGAGGATGAAACTGACCAGACTGGAAAACTGCCTGAAGATCTAATTGAA GCCCAAAAAGCCGCCAGGGCAAAACAGCTGAGGGCTAAATTCGAGAAATGGGAGGCGAATGAAATCAAGAAGGAGCAGAATTCTGTGAATGTAGTGGAAGAATTTGGGGAGGAGCAGTCGCAAGTTGAGTCCACAAGGGt AATAAGAGCCAAGTTCGAACAAATGAGAGACTCAAGTAATGGATCTCCCAAATCGCCAAGAGTGAAGCCCAATCGCTTCGTG gaaatttcGGCTGCTATAACCGAAACATGTCAGAGCTGCAACGACAAGGTCTATCCTCTGGAAAAAATATCCATTCACGGCAATATTTACCACAAGAGCTGCTTCAAGTGCATGGAATGTTCCTGCATATTAAG GATGGATTCCTACTCGTATAACCAGGGCCTGCTCTATTGCACGCCTCATTTTAAGCGGCTTTTCATCACTAAAGGCAACTACGACTCGGCTTTTGGGCTTGACCAGCACAAGGAAAAATGGCAAAACACTGTCAATAATATGACAGTGGCGTAA